A stretch of the Polyangiaceae bacterium genome encodes the following:
- a CDS encoding VWA domain-containing protein, protein MRLTHLVGLSFVCMFSTSAGVWALTPADAVGAEGANVPLTVAAPEEEAQAVPLVSKPGTLSFEARLGHQQLPSGVANRSFVSVQVSAPDTAPGIAKQPLNLAIAIDRSGSMKGVRLTNAVNAARAMVQRLRDGDAVSIVSYNTQTEILADSTTIDGSSRARLMDSLDRITAQGDTCISCGLEESMRLLQKRSNMVDRILLLSDGQPTSGLRSVADFRSLASRSARMDCAISSIGIDVDYNETLLMALATGTNGRHHFAEQAKDLGQVFDTELASLQSTVADAAEVELVLAPGVRLQKIYDRAFRQEGDRVFVSLGSFATKDVKTVLAEVEVPAGADGTRPIAQVNLGYTDLMRGGASKTEAALSTALLTGIAPKLDPIVEARVARAGTADSLTRANVLFGNGDVDAAKRELRRQIDDLSNRAKAPAPKRAKADIDRQLSDLKATQTDFEDAELDAPAPAAAAKTRDGKASQKKTGGRVLLNTL, encoded by the coding sequence ATGCGCCTGACACACCTCGTGGGATTGTCGTTCGTCTGCATGTTTTCAACCAGCGCCGGGGTGTGGGCCTTGACCCCCGCCGACGCTGTGGGGGCCGAGGGAGCCAACGTGCCGCTCACCGTCGCCGCTCCCGAGGAGGAAGCTCAGGCGGTGCCGTTGGTGTCGAAGCCCGGCACCTTGAGCTTCGAGGCCCGGCTCGGCCACCAGCAACTTCCGTCCGGCGTCGCCAACCGCTCTTTCGTGTCGGTGCAGGTCAGTGCACCTGACACCGCGCCTGGCATCGCCAAGCAGCCGCTGAACCTCGCCATCGCCATCGACCGCAGCGGTTCGATGAAAGGTGTGCGGCTGACCAACGCGGTCAACGCGGCGCGCGCGATGGTGCAGCGGCTACGCGATGGAGACGCGGTCAGCATCGTCAGCTACAACACCCAGACGGAGATCCTCGCGGATAGCACCACCATCGACGGCTCGAGTCGTGCGCGCTTGATGGACTCGCTCGATCGCATCACCGCTCAGGGGGACACCTGCATCTCCTGCGGCCTCGAGGAGTCGATGCGCCTCTTGCAGAAGCGCAGCAACATGGTCGACCGCATCTTGCTGCTGTCCGACGGTCAGCCGACGAGTGGCCTGCGTAGCGTTGCAGATTTCCGCAGCTTGGCGTCGCGCAGCGCGCGCATGGACTGTGCGATCAGCTCGATTGGCATCGACGTCGACTACAACGAGACGCTACTGATGGCCCTCGCCACCGGCACCAACGGGCGCCACCACTTCGCGGAGCAGGCGAAGGACTTGGGCCAGGTGTTCGACACCGAGCTTGCTTCCCTGCAGAGCACCGTCGCAGACGCCGCGGAGGTGGAGCTGGTGCTGGCTCCCGGCGTGCGCCTGCAAAAGATCTACGATCGCGCGTTCCGTCAGGAAGGTGACCGCGTCTTCGTTTCCCTGGGGAGCTTCGCAACGAAGGACGTGAAGACCGTGCTCGCCGAGGTCGAGGTCCCGGCAGGTGCGGATGGCACGCGTCCGATAGCCCAGGTGAACCTCGGCTACACCGATCTGATGCGAGGTGGAGCCAGCAAGACCGAGGCGGCGCTCAGCACCGCGCTCCTCACCGGGATCGCACCGAAGCTCGATCCCATCGTGGAGGCCCGCGTTGCACGCGCTGGCACCGCGGACAGCCTGACCCGCGCCAACGTGTTGTTCGGCAACGGCGACGTGGACGCTGCCAAGCGCGAGCTGCGGCGGCAAATCGACGACCTGAGTAACCGCGCCAAGGCCCCGGCTCCCAAACGCGCCAAGGCCGACATCGATCGCCAGCTGAGCGATCTGAAGGCCACTCAGACCGACTTCGAGGACGCCGAGCTGGATGCTCCCGCACCCGCCGCCGCTGCCAAGACCCGCGATGGCAAGGCCAGCCAAAAGAAGACCGGCGGTCGCGTGCTGTTGAACACCCTCTGA
- a CDS encoding OmpA family protein, with protein MRRGVFALGLAAGAVGCQASASGSFNVDSSADAKAQADADASLDAQAGSEEPKVTPVEVARIGRFRKVDGKLNYSGNIEFEYNKANLRSDEGTQSTLKELVDYLKKYPDVKLEIEGHTDSRGSDRYNKDLSERRAASLRKWLISSGIDEQRLTSVGYGESKPQVPEPDACLNKTPDDTSQCEEPWQRNRRVVFAITAGAETIPEEPVATPAPAPAPEPEPEPEPTPAPEPKPSCPTNLVGFHINALGPNSFFGAEAAWQPLCWLEVSGGLYYGFAKFTEDAAGAEAKATAHKFNIPVRGRVWFMDTHSLIAELGVLGAHYRINGHEENAPGEFDYERTSTHLGGFLGLGYGYRSEAPWRIAAVIGGLVQTGDMDGSSTTSNLPAATSQALSAAFDSDGNDLLDPKLYGEISFGLLW; from the coding sequence GTGAGGCGAGGCGTTTTTGCTCTTGGCCTGGCTGCGGGCGCCGTGGGCTGCCAAGCCAGCGCCTCGGGAAGTTTCAACGTCGATAGCTCTGCGGACGCCAAGGCTCAGGCGGATGCCGACGCATCTCTGGATGCGCAGGCCGGGTCGGAGGAACCGAAGGTCACGCCGGTCGAGGTGGCCAGGATCGGTCGTTTCCGCAAGGTTGACGGCAAGCTGAACTACAGCGGCAACATCGAGTTCGAGTACAACAAGGCCAATCTGCGCAGTGATGAGGGCACCCAGTCCACCCTCAAGGAGCTGGTCGACTACCTGAAGAAGTACCCCGACGTGAAGCTCGAGATCGAGGGGCACACCGACTCGCGAGGTAGCGACCGCTACAATAAAGATCTCTCGGAGCGTCGCGCGGCCAGCCTGCGCAAATGGCTGATCTCGAGCGGCATCGATGAACAGCGCCTCACGAGCGTAGGTTATGGAGAGAGCAAGCCCCAGGTTCCGGAACCCGACGCCTGCCTCAACAAGACCCCGGACGACACCAGCCAGTGCGAGGAGCCGTGGCAGCGGAACCGCCGCGTGGTGTTCGCCATCACCGCCGGTGCCGAGACGATCCCCGAGGAACCAGTCGCAACCCCTGCACCTGCCCCAGCGCCAGAGCCGGAGCCGGAACCCGAGCCCACTCCAGCGCCGGAGCCGAAGCCGTCTTGTCCCACCAACTTGGTTGGCTTCCACATCAACGCGCTTGGCCCCAACTCGTTCTTCGGCGCTGAAGCGGCGTGGCAGCCCTTGTGCTGGCTCGAAGTGAGCGGCGGCCTGTACTACGGCTTTGCCAAGTTCACCGAGGATGCCGCCGGCGCCGAGGCCAAGGCGACCGCCCACAAGTTCAACATCCCGGTGAGGGGTCGCGTGTGGTTCATGGACACCCACAGCTTGATCGCTGAGCTCGGCGTGCTGGGCGCCCACTACCGCATCAATGGCCACGAAGAGAACGCACCTGGGGAGTTCGACTACGAGCGCACCAGCACGCATCTAGGCGGCTTTCTTGGGCTTGGCTATGGCTACCGCTCAGAGGCACCCTGGCGCATCGCGGCCGTGATCGGTGGCCTGGTGCAGACAGGCGACATGGACGGCTCGAGCACGACGTCCAATCTGCCCGCCGCGACGTCTCAAGCACTCAGCGCGGCCTTCGACTCGGACGGTAACGACCTGCTCGACCCGAAGCTCTACGGCGAGATCTCGTTCGGCTTGCTCTGGTGA
- a CDS encoding sodium:proton exchanger — protein MSAHTAALKPSGLARLAQLVGLATMLGVAYASSRYASHQIDPGAATIAAIGLLVIGGLLLSELLEPLGLPHLSGYLAVGVLVGPHVLHLVDHHTVERLSPVNTLALALIALAGGAELKTSLLRSTARSVGFATLAQSLVVFTLMTGVFLACSRYLPFAKALNVKALIGLAMLWAVLSVSRSPSACLGILAQTQAKGPLARFSLTFIMASDVVVVVMLAGVLLIARPLIIPGAEFSLDALSALGHEILGSVSLGTTLGLILAAYLRLVNKQLLIVLLLLGFVFTEGLRYIHLDPLLTFISAGFVVENFSEQGEKLLHGVERTGSVVFVLFFATAGAHLDLPLLASLWPVAVTLAVGRAVSTWIASRVGARWAGDTDVIRRWGWSGLVSQAGLTLGLAVVIQRAFPEAGAGFAALVVATVAINEVCGPILFKLALDRAGESAGARPADHQSKPNEISP, from the coding sequence TACGGCCGCGCTCAAGCCTTCCGGCCTCGCGCGACTAGCGCAACTCGTGGGCCTGGCGACGATGCTCGGCGTCGCCTACGCCTCGAGTCGCTATGCATCCCACCAGATCGATCCCGGCGCCGCGACCATCGCGGCGATTGGCCTCTTGGTGATCGGTGGCTTGCTGCTCTCAGAGTTGCTCGAGCCGCTGGGCCTACCGCACCTCTCTGGGTACCTGGCGGTCGGCGTGTTGGTCGGCCCCCATGTGTTGCACTTGGTCGACCATCACACCGTGGAGCGCCTGAGCCCGGTCAATACCTTGGCCTTGGCGCTGATCGCACTTGCCGGTGGCGCCGAGCTCAAGACGTCACTCCTGCGTAGCACAGCCCGCAGCGTGGGGTTCGCGACGTTGGCGCAGAGCCTGGTCGTCTTCACCCTCATGACGGGTGTGTTCCTCGCCTGCTCGCGCTACCTGCCATTCGCAAAAGCACTCAACGTCAAGGCGCTGATCGGTCTCGCCATGTTGTGGGCGGTGCTGAGCGTCAGCCGCAGTCCGTCGGCGTGCCTCGGCATCCTCGCCCAGACCCAGGCCAAGGGACCGCTCGCGCGCTTCTCCCTCACCTTCATCATGGCTTCCGACGTCGTCGTGGTGGTGATGCTGGCAGGTGTGCTGCTGATTGCGCGACCGTTGATCATTCCCGGAGCGGAGTTTTCCCTCGACGCGCTCAGCGCGCTCGGCCACGAAATCCTGGGGAGCGTCTCCCTGGGGACCACGCTGGGCTTGATCCTCGCGGCCTACCTGCGTCTGGTAAACAAGCAGCTCTTGATCGTGTTGCTGCTGCTGGGGTTCGTGTTTACGGAGGGCCTGCGCTACATCCATCTCGATCCCTTGCTCACATTTATTTCCGCAGGGTTCGTAGTCGAGAACTTCTCCGAGCAAGGGGAGAAGCTCCTGCACGGAGTAGAGCGCACGGGCAGCGTGGTCTTCGTACTGTTCTTCGCCACCGCGGGCGCTCACCTCGATTTGCCGTTGCTCGCGTCGCTCTGGCCGGTAGCCGTCACCCTGGCGGTAGGCCGCGCTGTTTCCACGTGGATCGCAAGTCGAGTGGGGGCGCGCTGGGCGGGGGACACGGACGTCATCCGACGCTGGGGTTGGTCAGGGCTGGTATCGCAAGCGGGCTTGACCTTGGGGCTCGCCGTCGTAATTCAACGCGCTTTCCCCGAAGCCGGAGCGGGTTTCGCGGCGCTCGTGGTCGCCACGGTCGCCATCAACGAGGTGTGTGGCCCGATCTTGTTCAAGCTTGCTTTGGATCGGGCGGGAGAGAGCGCAGGCGCGCGTCCCGCCGATCACCAGAGCAAGCCGAACGAGATCTCGCCGTAG